AACATGTCCAGGCGCGAATTCCAACGGCAATCCCACAAAAAGGCGATTTGCAACACGATCGGCACATACGTGCCCGACAAATACAGCAAAAAAGGCGCGCCCCCGCCGGGACGCGCCTCGAAGATCCATCCAAGTCTTCCTGCTACTGCGTCTTGAGCCGCATCCAGCATTCCTCATACGCCTTCACGGCGGGTCCAAGGTCGGTCTCGAATTCACCCCGAGCCATTTCTTCTGACGCAGGGTAGACAATGGCGTTGCCGCGCACGTCTTCGGGCAGGATCGCCTGGGCTGCCAGATTGGGAGTGGAATAGCCCATCTCCTGACAGATGAACGCCGCCACTTCGGGGCGCAGGAGATAGTCGATGAAGAGATGGGCGTTGTCCGCGTTGCCCGCATTTTTGGGGATGCACAGATTGTCGATCCAGAGACTGTAGCCTTCCGCCGGGTAGACGTAGCGGATATCCGGATTTTCACTGGTGGCGATGTACGCCTCGCCGTTCCAGAGCACCGCCGCCTGCACCTCGTTGTTGAGCAGGGCCTGCTTGGGCGAGTCGGAATCAAAGACACGCACGCTGGCCATGAGCGGCAGCAGAAGCTCGCAGGCCTCGGCGACCTTGGCCGGGTCGGTCTCGTTCAGCGAATAACCGAGCCGTTTGAGGCCCATGCCGATCACGCCGCGCATGTCGTTGGGCAAAAGGATCTTGCCGGCCAGTTCAGGCTTCCACAGGTCGGCGAAGGAAGTCACCGAGGCTGCGGCAGGATCCTTGGTGTTCACGGCGATGGCCGTTGATCCCCACATGTAGGGCACGCTGTAGGTGTTGTCCGGATCAAAGGACTGGTTCATGAGCTTGGGATTGAGGTTGCCAAGATTGCCAAGCTTGGACTTGTCCAGCTTCATGAGCAGGCCTTCCTTGTGCATGCGCGCCACAAAATCGGTGGACGGCACGACAAGATCGTATCCCTTGGCTTCGACCATCCTGATCTTGGCATACAGGGCCTCATTGCTGTCGTAGGTCGACATGATGACCTTGACCCCGGTCTCCTTCGTGAAATCCTCAAGCACACTGTCCGGCATGTATTCGGACCAGTTGTAGACATAGAGTTCCTTGGATGCCGCAAGAACCTGGGTGGCCAGCATGAGGCACAGGACCGTCAGTACCAATCTTTTCATGATTTCTCCTTCAGAAAGCGCTGCGACACGAAGACCGCCACAACGGTTATAAGAATCATGATCGCGCACAGGGCGTTGACCTCGGGCTTGAGTCCCAGGCGGACCATGGAATAAATTCGCAAGGGCAGGACCTCGAAGGTGGGTCCGGTGGTGAAGAAACTGATGATCACGTCGTCGATGGACAGGGTGAAACTCAAGAACCAACCGGCCAGGACGGCAGGAAAGACCATGGGCAGGACCACGTGGCGAAAGACCTCGTACTCCCCTGCCCCGAGATCCCGGGCGGCTTCCACCACATGCGGGTCGAACCCCTGGAGCCGGCCGTAGACGGTGATGCTGACAAAGGGCACGCAAAGAGTGACATGGGCCATGAGCAGGGTCCAGAAGCCCAGCGGCAGGGACAGGGCCATGAAGAGCACCAGAAGCGAAATGCCGATGACGATGTCAGGTGACATCATCATGACGAAAAGCGAGGTGCGGATGATCTTGCGCGTCGGAAAACGCCAGCGCTGCAACGCCATGGCGACGAGCGTGCCGAGGATGCTGGAGCAGGTCGCCGCCAGGGCCGCGATCAAGAGCGAATGCAGGGCCGCCTGCATGAGCGCGGTGTTGCCAAAAAGTTTCACGTACCAGTCCAGGGTCAGGCCCTTCCAGGCCATGGAAAACCGGGACGAGTTGAAGGAATAGGCGACCATGACGCCAAGCGGCAGATACAGGAACACAAAGACCAGCGTGGCGTAAAGAGCGCGCAGTTTTCGCATCAGGCCTCCTTCCTGCCCAGCCGGGCGGCGCTTTTCCAGTACAGGAGGAGCATGAGTCCCATGAGCACGGTCAGGGTCACGCTGGCCGCAGCGCCAAGAGGCCAGTCGCGGGTGGTCAGGAACTGGTCGCGGATGAAGTTGCCGAGCAGCATGGCCTTGGCACCGCCCAGCACGTCGGACACGTAGAACATGCCGATACCCGGCAGGAAAACCAGCATGCAGCCGGAGACGATGCCGGGCATGGTCAGGGGCACGACCACTTTCCAGAACGCCCGCCAGGGGCTTGCGCCCAGATCCCGCGCCGCTTCGAGATAGCGGCGGTCGAGCCGCTCCAGAGCCGCGTAAAGGGGCAGGATCATGAACGGCAGCAGCGTGTACACAAGCCCCAGCACCACGGCCCCGGGGGTGTACATCATGGCCAGGGGCGAATCGATGATGCCCAGAAACAGCAGCACGTTGTTCACGATGCCGCTGGAGTTGAGCATGGCGGTCATGGCGTAGGTGCGCACCAGGGAATTTGTCCAGAAAGGGATGACTACCAGGAGCAGCAGTGTGTTGCGAAGCGGCTTGCGGGTCCGGGCCAGAATGGCGGCGAAAGGATAGGCCGTGACCAGGCAGATGACCGTGACCAGGCCCGAAAGGCGCAGGGATGACAGCAGGATGTCCAGATGCGTCGTGTCCATCAGCCGGGCGTAGTTGTTCAGGGAAAAGCCGGGCTCGATGAAATTGGCGGACGACGTGGAGCTGAAACTGGCCAAAAAGACCAGTATGTTGGGCACAAAAGCGAAAATCGCCATCCAGCAGATGACGCCGACAATGACGGCAAGCTTGAAGAAGCCGTCATTTTTCATATGGCAGCACCACTTCCCAGCCCTCGACCCAGCTCACGGCCACCCGGTCCGAAGCCTTGAAATAGACGGTCTCGTCGTCCTCGTTGAAAAATTCCGTGGCCGTGACGGTGCCACCTGCATCCAGCCTGACCACGACATCGTAGGTCGCGCCCTTGTAGATGGTCTCTTCCACCGTGCCTACCAGGGAACGATCGCGAGAAAAGACATCCTCCAGTTCGGGGTCCTCGGCCAGGTCCTTCAGGGTCTCGACTCGCAGATCCTCCGGACGCAGCAGGATGTGGACCTTCTCCTGCGGCCGGAAGGCGTGGCTGGTGCGCATGAACACGTCCAGTCCCTGCGCCCGCACCCTGGCGCGTCCCTCGCCCAGTTCCACCACCTCGGCATCGATGATGTTGATCTCGCCCACGAAGCGGGCCACGTAAAGGTTGCGGGGTTCCTCGTAGACGCTGACCGGAGTGCCGATCTGCTCGATGTGGCCGTTGTTCATGACCACAACGCGATCGGACATGGAAAAGGCCTCCTCCTGATCGTGGGTGACGAGGACGAAGGTGATGCCGAGCTTGCGCTGCAAATGTTTCAGATCGAGTTGCATCTGCTTGCGCAGCCGGTAATCAAGGGCGGAGAGCGGTTCGTCCAGAAGCAGCACGAGCGGCCTGTTGATGATGGCGCGTGCGATGGCCACCCGCTGCTGCTGTCCGCCGGAGAGCTTGCCGACCATGCGCGACTCGAAGCCCTCGAGCTGAACCAGGCGCAGGGTCTCACGCACTTCGATGCCGATCTCGGCGGCAGAACGCTTCTTCATGCGCAGCCCGAAGGCGACGTTGTCGAAGACATTCATGTGCGGAAAAAGAGCGTAGCTCTGAAAGACCGTATTGACGTTGCGTCGCTCCGGTGGGAGATCGGTCACGATCTTGCCGTCAATGGAGATGACTCCGGCGGTGGCGCTTTCAAAACCGGCCACGAGACGCAGGATGGTTGTCTTGCCGCAACCGGAAGGCCCAAGGATGGTCAGAAACTCTCCGCGCTGCACGTCGAGAGACACGTCCGTCAAGGCATGCTGCCCCTCGTAGCTCTTTGCCACGTTCCGTAATTGAACCACCGGCAATGCCTGACTCTGCGCCGCGCAATCCGTCATGACCCCTCCAGACAAATAATTCAGCCGGGGCGCAGACATGGCGACAATTCCCAGCAAGCCCTTTTTTTTGGAGAAGATAGAGTGCCGAGTCAAGGACAATTTTCCCGTATGCGGCCTGACCCGGGGACAAGATCGTGAGGAAAAGGACATGGGTGGCGCATGACGAAAAATAATGGCACAGAGCCCTCTCATATCAAGCAGGCCGCAACCGGGCCCTGGATTCCACTTTGGAAGACAAAGACGAAGACCTCACGTGAAGGAGATCAAATGGTTACCCTTTTGCCCACTCCCGAGGAAATGTCCCGCTGGGACAGACTGACAATTGATGAATTCGGACTGTCCGGACAAATCCTGATGGAAAACGCCAGCAGGGCCGCTCTTTATGCCCTCAAAAAAGAATTCGGGCCCCTGCGTGGTGCCTCGGTCATGGTTTTTGCCGGTCCCGGCAACAATGGCGGCGACGCCTTCGCCTTCGCCAGGCATCTGGTCAATCTGGGGGCGACAGTCCTCATCCTGCACGCCAAGCATCTCGCGCAGTATACCCATGACTCCGCCTACCACCTGAAACTGGCCATGGACATGGGCATCCCCTGCTCCTACCTGCCCGAATACGAAATGGATCTGGTGCCAAAGATCGACATCATCGTGGACGGCCTGCTCGGAACCGGCTTCGAGGGCCCGCTGCGCCCGAGCATGAAGGATTGGATCAAGTCCATCAACAAGCTCGGCGCAGAATCCTATGTCCTGTCCCTGGACATCCCCTCGGGGCTCAGCGGCACCACGGGCCAACCCATGCCCATCGCGGTCGAGGCCGACCTGACCGTGACCTTCGAGGAGGCCAAGCTCGGGTTGTTCCTGCCACCAGCCAAAGGCCATATCGGCAAGCTGGTCACGTCCAAGATCGGCATTCCGCGACACATCAAGGAACAGCACCCGCCCACCCACATCGCCCTGGGACCGAATCTTGCGAACCTGCTGCCCGAACCGGGCTCGACCATGCACAAGGGAGAAGCGGGGCACATCATGATCCTGGGGGGCTCCCCCGGGCTGACCGGAGCGCCCATGCTCGCGGCCCGTGCGGCTTTCCGCTCCGGCGCGGGTCTGGTCAGCATAGCCTGCCCAAAGGCCCTGACTCCGGCTTACGGCAGCTTTCCCGAAGTCATGACCCTGGGCCTTGGCGATTCGGATCAATGGAGCGCCGATTGCTTCGATTCCCTCCTGCCTAGCCTTTCGCGCTTCTCGGCCGTGGTCTTCGGGCCCGGCCTTGGACGCAGTGATGGAGCCATGGCATTTTTGGAGCGCTATCTGACCAATCCTCACGCCAGGACCCTTTACGACGCCGATGCCCTCTTTCTGCTGGCCCAGCGCCCCGATCTCCTGACTCTCACCGGTCCGGACGCCGTACTGACCCCGCATCCCGGGGAGATGGCCAATTTCTTCGGGGTCACGCCTGGGGACATCAATCTCTCAAGGGCCAGCTTTGCCAGGGAATTCTCTTTTGGACACCGCGTCAATCTGGTCCTCAAAGGCGCGGCGACCATTGTCGCCGGGCACGAGGACCCCATCGCCATATCTCCGTTCTGTGCCCCCAACCTGGCCATTGCCGGATCGGGCGACGTGCTCGCCGGAATCATCGGCAGTCTCATGGCCCAGGGGCACCCGCCATTGACCGCCGCCCAGATCGGCGTGTACTGGCACGGGTATGCGGGCACTCAGCTCGCCGATGATTTCCCATACCGGGGCAACACACCCATGGAAATCGCCGATCACCTGCCAACCGCCCTGAAGGAGTGGAAAAAATGCGTACAGCTCAAGATATCATGACCACCGAGGTCATCACCATCAGCCCCGAGGCAGACATAACCGAAGCCGTGAAGATCCTGCTTGACAAGGGTGTCAACGGACTTCCCGTGGTCGATGAAAGCGGCCACCTGGTCGGCATTCTGTGCCAGAGCGATCTGGTCCGCATGCAGAAAAGCCTGCCCATCCCCTCTCTTTTCACCCTGCTGGACGGCTTCGTGCCCCTGTCCTCCTCGGCCCTGCTCGAGGCGGAAGTCAAACGCATCGCCGCTTCCAAGGTTTCCGACGCCATGAGCACCAAAGTGGTCACCATCGGCCCGGACATGACCATCGACGAGATCGCGGCCCTCATGGTCGACAAGAAGTTCCACACCCTGCCCGTCACGGACAACGGCAAACTGCTGGGGGTTGTCGGCAAGAAAGACGTCATCAAAACGCTGATTCCGCATTCATGATCCTTGTCCTGACCTCTCTTGAAGCGACGGCCGCCCTGGCGCAGGCCTTTGCGGCCTGCGTCGCGGACAGCCCGGCCCTCCCCCCCGTGCTGCTGCACGGCCAGCTCGGGGCCGGGAAAACGACCTTCATCCGGGAACTGGTCCAGAATCTGCCGGGAAGCGAAAACGCCGAGGTCAGCAGCCCCAGCTTCAACATCCTGAACCTCTACCCCACGACGCCGCCCGTGGGGCATTTCGACCTTTACCGCACCGAGGGCCGGGGCTTTGATCCCGATCTGGAAGAGACCCTCTTCGCTCCGGACCACTTCTGCCTGCTGGAATGGGCCGAATTCCTCCCTAAGGACAGCATGCCAGACTCCCACATCGACATGTTCTGGACAGCCGAGGCAGAGGCCAGAACCGTGCAGATCACCGCCCACGGGCCCGAAGCCCAGGCCTTTCTGGATTGCCTGGAAAAGGCCGCAAGCATTTAGCCGGAATTATCATCGTGTCCCAAAAAAGACCTCTCGCCGAATCCCTGCGCCCGGAGTCCCTCGACGACTTTATCGGCCAAAGCCATTTTCGCCAGCGCCTGCGCACCCTGATGCAGTCCAAGGACCTGCCGAGCCTGCTGCTCTTCGGCCCTCCCGGCTGCGGCAAATCCACGGTGGCCCTGCTGCTGGCCAAACACGCGGGCAAGCCCTTCGTGCGGGTCAGCGCTCCCGAGGTGGGCATCACCGCCCTGCGCAAACAGCTTCAGGACAAGGAAATCCTGATCCTGGACGAATTGCACCGCTATTCCAAGGCCCAGCAGGATTTCTTCCTGCCGCTCCTTGAGACGGGCGAACTGACGCTCATCGCCACGACCACGGAAAACCCGTCCTTCAGCGTCACGCGCCAGCTTCTTTCCCGGCTGCACGTATTGCGCCTGCGCTCGCTCGGCATGCCTGAACTGGTGGATGTGGGCAAGCGGGGCATGGAAAAACTCGGCTCGCTCATCCCGGAAAAAAGTCTGGAGCTTTTGGCCACGCTCTCTGGTGGGGATGCGCGCACCATGCTCAATCTGGTGGAATTTGCGGCGGGACTCGAAGAAAAGGATCTGGAACCCGATCAGCTCAAGACCCGATTGCCGGAGATCGTGCTGCGCGGAGACAGGGAAGGCGATTCACATTACGAGCTGGCTTCGGCGCTGATCAAGTCCATCCGGGGCTCGGACCCGGATGCGGCACTGTACTACCTGGCCAGCCTGGTTGAGACCGGCGAAGACCCGCGCTTCATCTGCCGCAGGCTGATCCTCTCGGCCGCCGAGGACGTAGGCCTCGGCGACCCAATGGCCTTGCCCCTGGCCGTATCCTGCGAGCAGGCGGTGGAACGCGTCGGCATGCCCGAGGGCTGGATTCCCATGGCCGAAACCACCGTGTATCTGGCCCTGGCGCCCAAGAGCAACTCGGCCTACGCCGGATACCTCTCGGCCGTGAAGGAAATCCGCACCAACGGCGCAAAGCCCGTGCCGCTGCACCTGCGCAACGCCTCCACCAGCCTGCAAAAGGAGTGGGGCTACGGCCAGGGCTACAAGTATCCCCACGCCTATCCCGAAGCCTGGGTCGAACAGGACTACCTGCCCCCG
The Deltaproteobacteria bacterium HGW-Deltaproteobacteria-18 genome window above contains:
- the potD gene encoding spermidine/putrescine ABC transporter substrate-binding protein PotD (can transport spermidine and putrescine but affinity is higher for spermidine; forms a complex of PotA2BCD; PotD is a periplasmic component that binds the substrate) translates to MKRLVLTVLCLMLATQVLAASKELYVYNWSEYMPDSVLEDFTKETGVKVIMSTYDSNEALYAKIRMVEAKGYDLVVPSTDFVARMHKEGLLMKLDKSKLGNLGNLNPKLMNQSFDPDNTYSVPYMWGSTAIAVNTKDPAAASVTSFADLWKPELAGKILLPNDMRGVIGMGLKRLGYSLNETDPAKVAEACELLLPLMASVRVFDSDSPKQALLNNEVQAAVLWNGEAYIATSENPDIRYVYPAEGYSLWIDNLCIPKNAGNADNAHLFIDYLLRPEVAAFICQEMGYSTPNLAAQAILPEDVRGNAIVYPASEEMARGEFETDLGPAVKAYEECWMRLKTQ
- a CDS encoding spermidine/putrescine ABC transporter permease PotC produces the protein MRKLRALYATLVFVFLYLPLGVMVAYSFNSSRFSMAWKGLTLDWYVKLFGNTALMQAALHSLLIAALAATCSSILGTLVAMALQRWRFPTRKIIRTSLFVMMMSPDIVIGISLLVLFMALSLPLGFWTLLMAHVTLCVPFVSITVYGRLQGFDPHVVEAARDLGAGEYEVFRHVVLPMVFPAVLAGWFLSFTLSIDDVIISFFTTGPTFEVLPLRIYSMVRLGLKPEVNALCAIMILITVVAVFVSQRFLKEKS
- a CDS encoding spermidine/putrescine ABC transporter permease PotB — its product is MKNDGFFKLAVIVGVICWMAIFAFVPNILVFLASFSSTSSANFIEPGFSLNNYARLMDTTHLDILLSSLRLSGLVTVICLVTAYPFAAILARTRKPLRNTLLLLVVIPFWTNSLVRTYAMTAMLNSSGIVNNVLLFLGIIDSPLAMMYTPGAVVLGLVYTLLPFMILPLYAALERLDRRYLEAARDLGASPWRAFWKVVVPLTMPGIVSGCMLVFLPGIGMFYVSDVLGGAKAMLLGNFIRDQFLTTRDWPLGAAASVTLTVLMGLMLLLYWKSAARLGRKEA
- a CDS encoding spermidine/putrescine ABC transporter ATP-binding protein PotA — translated: MTDCAAQSQALPVVQLRNVAKSYEGQHALTDVSLDVQRGEFLTILGPSGCGKTTILRLVAGFESATAGVISIDGKIVTDLPPERRNVNTVFQSYALFPHMNVFDNVAFGLRMKKRSAAEIGIEVRETLRLVQLEGFESRMVGKLSGGQQQRVAIARAIINRPLVLLLDEPLSALDYRLRKQMQLDLKHLQRKLGITFVLVTHDQEEAFSMSDRVVVMNNGHIEQIGTPVSVYEEPRNLYVARFVGEINIIDAEVVELGEGRARVRAQGLDVFMRTSHAFRPQEKVHILLRPEDLRVETLKDLAEDPELEDVFSRDRSLVGTVEETIYKGATYDVVVRLDAGGTVTATEFFNEDDETVYFKASDRVAVSWVEGWEVVLPYEK
- a CDS encoding bifunctional ADP-dependent NAD(P)H-hydrate dehydratase/NAD(P)H-hydrate epimerase, whose translation is MVTLLPTPEEMSRWDRLTIDEFGLSGQILMENASRAALYALKKEFGPLRGASVMVFAGPGNNGGDAFAFARHLVNLGATVLILHAKHLAQYTHDSAYHLKLAMDMGIPCSYLPEYEMDLVPKIDIIVDGLLGTGFEGPLRPSMKDWIKSINKLGAESYVLSLDIPSGLSGTTGQPMPIAVEADLTVTFEEAKLGLFLPPAKGHIGKLVTSKIGIPRHIKEQHPPTHIALGPNLANLLPEPGSTMHKGEAGHIMILGGSPGLTGAPMLAARAAFRSGAGLVSIACPKALTPAYGSFPEVMTLGLGDSDQWSADCFDSLLPSLSRFSAVVFGPGLGRSDGAMAFLERYLTNPHARTLYDADALFLLAQRPDLLTLTGPDAVLTPHPGEMANFFGVTPGDINLSRASFAREFSFGHRVNLVLKGAATIVAGHEDPIAISPFCAPNLAIAGSGDVLAGIIGSLMAQGHPPLTAAQIGVYWHGYAGTQLADDFPYRGNTPMEIADHLPTALKEWKKCVQLKIS
- a CDS encoding tRNA (adenosine(37)-N6)-threonylcarbamoyltransferase complex ATPase subunit type 1 TsaE, which produces MILVLTSLEATAALAQAFAACVADSPALPPVLLHGQLGAGKTTFIRELVQNLPGSENAEVSSPSFNILNLYPTTPPVGHFDLYRTEGRGFDPDLEETLFAPDHFCLLEWAEFLPKDSMPDSHIDMFWTAEAEARTVQITAHGPEAQAFLDCLEKAASI
- a CDS encoding recombinase RarA, with product MIIVSQKRPLAESLRPESLDDFIGQSHFRQRLRTLMQSKDLPSLLLFGPPGCGKSTVALLLAKHAGKPFVRVSAPEVGITALRKQLQDKEILILDELHRYSKAQQDFFLPLLETGELTLIATTTENPSFSVTRQLLSRLHVLRLRSLGMPELVDVGKRGMEKLGSLIPEKSLELLATLSGGDARTMLNLVEFAAGLEEKDLEPDQLKTRLPEIVLRGDREGDSHYELASALIKSIRGSDPDAALYYLASLVETGEDPRFICRRLILSAAEDVGLGDPMALPLAVSCEQAVERVGMPEGWIPMAETTVYLALAPKSNSAYAGYLSAVKEIRTNGAKPVPLHLRNASTSLQKEWGYGQGYKYPHAYPEAWVEQDYLPPELKGRVFYQAKNQGHEERLALWTRKLKASRLRPKGKDAKDWTG